In the Solanum pennellii chromosome 5, SPENNV200 genome, one interval contains:
- the LOC107019870 gene encoding probable methyltransferase At1g27930 yields the protein MQKQSHSHLKPQRSWCLVTALVAVLLFISLFLKTSNNWILCNNNKAPTMDNFLVDKLNSHQILLDAILHYATSRVTPQQNINEIRISFDVLKNRTPCNFLVFGLGHDSQMWASFNSRGNTLFLEEDPKWVETIVKDAPFLHAETVKYRTMLSEADELVEHYRKEPDCSAKKSFLRGNHGCKLALDMLSNEVYDKEWDLIMIDAPRGYFAEAPGRMAAIYSAAVMARNRKGKGVTHVFLHDVERKVEKVYAELFLCRKYLVKGVGRLWHFEIPPASNVGDSFC from the coding sequence atgcaaaaacagAGTCATAGCCATCTCAAGCCACAGAGATCATGGTGCCTCGTTACAGCATTAGTTGCAGTTCTACTCTTCATTTCTCTGTTTCTCAAAACGTCTAACAATTGGATCCTTTGCAACAACAACAAAGCTCCAACCATGGACAATTTTCTTGTTGATAAGTTGAATTCACACCAAATCTTGCTTGATGCAATTTTACACTATGCCACATCGCGAGTGACACCTCAACAAAACATCAACGAAATCCGAATATCTTTTGATGTTTTGAAAAATCGTACTCCTTGTAATTTCCTTGTATTTGGTTTGGGTCATGATTCACAAATGTGGGCCTCATTTAATTCCCGTGGGAACACATTGTTTTTAGAGGAAGATCCGAAATGGGTGGAAACAATAGTAAAAGACGCCCCGTTTCTTCACGCGGAGACAGTGAAATATCGAACGATGTTATCAGAGGCAGATGAATTAGTTGAACATTATCGTAAAGAGCCAGATTGTTCAGCGAAGAAATCTTTTCTACGCGGCAATCATGGATGTAAATTAGCATTAGATATGTTATCGAATGAAGTTTACGATAAAGAATGGGATCTGATTATGATAGATGCACCTCGAGGGTATTTTGCAGAAGCACCAGGTAGGATGGCAGCCATCTATTCGGCGGCGGTTATGGCGAgaaatagaaaaggaaaaggCGTTACCCATGTGTTTTTACATGATGTGGAACGGAAAGTAGAGAAAGTTTATGCAGAACTATTCTTGTGTAGAAAATATTTGGTCAAAGGTGTAGGAAGGCTTTGGCATTTTGAGATTCCACCAGCGTCTAATGTGGGAGATAGTTTTTGTTAG
- the LOC107019914 gene encoding uncharacterized protein LOC107019914 yields MGKDAQIELTLNKDNKDGEVVEYSLLPPIPKSPINSRPNSMVIKKANTVIPAHLVAEAISTLHGLDLRWSGPITPSEMQYVQQYVLAKYPEYCNGLVEEGDKIDLYALCMNEKGKSPRRESSSPSFGTSNSELGKIQLEPSRLLDILTKKTSYQGNFISIPEIQVRNRALQQCGLSEEEYLVVFALTLKEAMMMIGECYPFFRGNYYMTILGVEYDCIREFVTFKDSKVIAAPETWLDLRIKGSQLSQYFRRRSKHSPKGLFAYPAYVEETRYSMHWISEAHRNSWHVLLDASGLDAGKERLALALYRPDFVLCTVDNTHAQPSKITCLLVRKMSFETAASSAC; encoded by the exons ATGGGAAAAGACGCCCAAATAGAATTAACCCTAAACAAAGATAACAAG GATGGTGAAGTTGTAGAATATTCCTTGTTACCTCCTATACCAAAATCACCAATTAATAGCAGACCAAACAGCATGGTGATTAAG AAAGCAAATACTGTAATTCCAGCACATTTGGTGGCAGAAGCAATATCAACACTCCATGGGCTTGATTTAAGATGGTCAGGTCCAATTACACCAAGTGAAATGCAATATGTTCAACAATATGTTTTAGCTAAGTACCCCGAATATTGCAATGGACTTGTGGAAGAAGGGGATAAAATTGATCTTTATGCACTTTGTATGAACGAAAAGGGAAAATCCCCGAGGAGAGAGTCTTCATCGCCTTCTTTTGGTACTAGTAATTCAGAGTTGGGAAAAATCCAATTGGAGCCATCAAGATTGCTTGATATCCTAACAAAGAAAACTTCGTACCAAGGGAATTTCATTTCAATCCCAGAAATACAAGTTCGTAATCGAGCATTGCAACAATGTGGACTAAGTGAAGAGGAGTATTTAGTTGTTTTTGCACTTACATTGAAAGAAGCCATGATGATGATTGGAGAGTGTTACCCTTTCTTCAGGGGAAATTACTATATGACAATTCTTGGTGTAGAGTATGACTGTATACGCGAATTTGTTACTTTTAAAGATTCAAAAGTGATTGCAGCACCAGAAACATGGCTTGATTTAAGGATCAAAGGATCACAACTAAGTCAATATTTTCGGAGAAGATCAAAGCATAGTCCAAAAGGGCTATTTGCTTATCCTGCTTATGTAGAAGAAACGCGCTATTCAATGCATTGGATCTCAGAAGCTCATAGAAATTCATGGCATGTTCTGTTAGATGCTTCTGGTTTGGATGCAGGAAAAGAAAGATTGGCTTTAGCATTATATCGACCCGATTTCGTGTTGTGTACAGTTGATAATACACATGCTCAGCCCTCTAAAATCACTTGCCTTCTTGTAAGGAAAATGTCCTTCGAAACTGCAGCTTCTTCAGCATGTTAA
- the LOC107019312 gene encoding uncharacterized protein LOC107019312, with translation MSDKSFHPALTISNIKNHIPITLEMENVQYSTWSELFKIHARSHRVLEHIIPPKEGTSKPPSTDQEKELWTTLDATVLSWIYATISNDLLQTIIEPDSTAMEAWGRLRDIFQDNQHSHAVALEQRFSTTSMENFPNASSYCQHLKSLADQLKNVGAPVFDSWMVLQLVGGLTRAYRGVETLIRQSNSLPPFYKARSMLVLEETGMAKEAATEFAMVATSSDDSSGHLTNTGQLKSKYSSLSNNKRNSGSQKNAGRGSGGGSGGARKNGSWNPPAAG, from the coding sequence ATGTCGGATAAATCTTTTCATCCAGCTTTGACCATCTCTAATATCAAGAACCATATTCCCATCACTCTTGAGATGGAAAACGTTCAATACTCTACGTGGTCGGAATTATTCAAAATTCATgctcgttctcatagagtactAGAGCATATTATTCCTCCCAAAGAAGGTACGTCCAAACCACCTTCAACTGATCAAGAGAAGGAACTGTGGACTACTCTAGATGCCACAGTTCTTTCATGGATATATGCCACTATCTCTAATGATCTCCTACAAACCATCATTGAGCCTGATTCGACTGCTATGGAGGCCTGGGGTAGGTTGCGAGACATATTCCAGGACAACCAACATTCCCATGCCGTTGCTCTTGAACAACGATTCTCCACCACTTCTATGGAGAATTTTCCCAATGCATCCTCTTACTGTCAGCATCTCAAGTCTCTCGCTGATCAGTTGAAGAATGTCGGAGCGCCGGTTTTTGATAGCTGGATGGTGTTACAGTTGGTTGGTGGACTAACCCGAGCCTACCGTGGTGTGGAAACGCTTATTCGTCAAAGCAATTCGCTTCCTCCCTTTTACAAGGCTCGCTCCATGCTTGTTCTTGAGGAAACCGGAATGGCAAAAGAGGCGGCAACCGAATTTGCCATGGTTGCAACCTCGTCAGATGACTCCTCTGGTCATTTGACAAACACGGGTCAGTTGAAGAGCAAATATTCCAGCTTGTCAAACAACAAGCGCAACTCTGGTAGCCAAAAAAATGCTGGTCGTGGCTCCGGTGGTGGCTCCGGCGGTGCCAGAAAAAATGGTAGTTGGAATCCACCGGCTGCTGGGTGA
- the LOC107018500 gene encoding non-specific lipid transfer protein GPI-anchored 1, which yields MASANKLVVLLIVSIGIVIANGDDDKSLGDKCGAEFQKVAACLTYATGKAPSPSKECCDAAEDIKDHDPVCLCYIIEQIHKGSSPQLKSMGIQEEKLLQLPSACKLTNASISNCPKLLNIPPTSPDYAIFTNATSKSPVSTTPSASSSSSSPDTNKDVSNGYKNGPQLSVTGTIVAAALVAIFLAVLIPTELLVF from the exons atggcaAGTGCAAATAAATTAGTAGTTTTACTAATCGTTTCTATTGGAATAGTAATAGCTAATGGCGATGATGATAAGAGTTTGGGCGATAAGTGTGGTGCGGAGTTTCAAAAAGTGGCTGCATGTTTAACGTACGCGACGGGGAAGGCCCCATCGCCATCGAAGGAATGTTGCGATGCGGCGGAGGATATAAAAGATCATGACCCGGTTTGTTTGTGTTATATAATAGAACAGATCCATAAAGGATCAAGTCCTCAATTGAAGAGTATGggaattcaagaagaaaaattgCTTCAGCTTCCTTCTGCTTGCAAACTCACTAATGCTAGCATCTCTAACTGTCCTa AGCTCCTCAACATTCCTCCAACTTCTCCTGACTATGCCATCTTCACCAATGCCACCAGCAAATCGCCTGTATCCACCACACCATCCgcatcttcatcatcatcatcaccagaTACTAACAAAGACGTCTCCAACGGATACAAGAACGGACCTCAACTTTCAGTCACCGGAACAATTGTGGCTGCTGCACTTGTTGCAATCTTTTTAGCTGTATTAATTCCTACGGAGCTACTTGTATTTTGA